A region from the Nevskiales bacterium genome encodes:
- a CDS encoding ThuA domain-containing protein, with translation MRPLYRLLLLIPVLVLAACADSNSDSGPGGSQALRSGPFKLLVYSRTAGFRHPSIEPGIQVVRQLGADNGFTVDATEDPAQFTPQNLAQYDVVMFLNTTLDVLGPAEQAAFEQYIRGGGSFVGVHSAADTEHDWPFYGELVGAYFQAHPVLNQPGVLRIEDESHPSTAHLPRPWQLPFEEFYSFSSNPRGAVRVLLSIDEGSYRQEPNTSCDPRGPTFPQGYSGVMGDHPISWCHDKFAGRAWYTALGHEPYLYFTPDYQQHLLNGILTAARRVAASCAVNPKPADVPDYVPPELRPCEAQLLP, from the coding sequence ATGAGACCGCTGTACCGCCTGTTGCTGCTGATCCCCGTGCTCGTCCTCGCGGCCTGCGCCGATTCGAACTCCGATTCCGGGCCGGGCGGCAGCCAGGCCTTGCGCAGCGGGCCGTTCAAGCTGCTGGTCTACTCACGCACCGCCGGCTTCCGCCACCCCTCCATCGAGCCGGGCATCCAGGTGGTGCGCCAGCTCGGCGCCGACAACGGCTTTACGGTGGACGCCACCGAAGATCCGGCGCAGTTCACGCCGCAGAACCTGGCGCAGTACGATGTGGTGATGTTCCTGAACACGACGCTCGACGTGCTCGGCCCGGCCGAGCAGGCGGCCTTCGAGCAGTACATCCGCGGCGGCGGCAGCTTCGTCGGCGTGCACTCGGCCGCGGATACCGAGCACGACTGGCCGTTCTACGGCGAACTGGTGGGCGCCTATTTCCAGGCGCACCCGGTGCTGAACCAGCCCGGCGTGCTGCGCATCGAGGACGAAAGCCATCCCTCGACCGCGCACCTGCCGCGACCCTGGCAGCTTCCGTTCGAGGAGTTCTACAGCTTCAGCAGCAATCCGCGCGGCGCGGTGCGCGTGCTGCTGAGCATCGACGAGGGCAGCTATCGGCAGGAACCCAACACCAGCTGCGACCCGCGCGGGCCGACCTTTCCGCAGGGCTACAGCGGCGTGATGGGCGACCACCCGATAAGCTGGTGCCACGACAAGTTTGCCGGCCGCGCCTGGTACACCGCGCTCGGCCACGAGCCCTATCTGTATTTCACGCCGGACTACCAGCAGCACCTTCTGAACGGCATCCTCACCGCCGCGCGGCGCGTGGCGGCCAGCTGCGCGGTGAACCCGAAGCCGGCGGACGTGCCGGACTATGTCCCGCCCGAGCTGCGGCCCTGCGAGGCGCAGCTGCTGCCTTAA